The Buteo buteo chromosome 1, bButBut1.hap1.1, whole genome shotgun sequence sequence CCTTGCTAAGAAATTAAGATAGTGGAGTCGAAGCAGGGAAATCATGGGTTTGTTCCTGAAAAATTTCAACCAACCCATCACTTCTAGAGGGTAGATGAACAACAAATAGTTTATGTGTGATTTAGGGGCTTTGGTTTCAGGGTCCAGGCTCTATTTCAAATAACATACTAATAGTTTTCTTACCTACTCACCTTAGCTACAACTGGAAAGTCTATTCTTAGCTTCTTGTTCTTAATCATTCTGCACTTCTGAATATAAGCTCTGTTTTGCACCAGATAAGCTTTTACTACATCGGTGAACTTACTTAGGAATGTGCATATTATTGAATAGGCACATGCAGTTGTATAATGCTCCTCAGGCAAGATGATACATTCAaattttttcttgacttttcatgaaataaaatcagatcCTTTGAGTAAAGACCATTTTATAACAGAATccaccttgaatactgtgttccacctcaaatactgtgttcagttttgggcccctcactacaagaaagaccttgaggtgctggagcgtgtccagagaagggcaaccaagttggtgaggggcctggagcacaagtcttatgaggagcggctgagggagctggggctgtttagtctggagaaaaggaggctgaggggagaccttatcgctctcttcaactgcctgaaaggaggtagTAGTGAGggggggtcggtctcttctcccaagtaacaaatgacaggacaagaggaaacagcctcaagttgcaccaggggagttatagattggatattaggaaaaatttcttcactgaaggggttgtcaagcactggaacaggctgcccagggaagtggttgagtcaccatccctggaggtatttaaaagacgtgtagatgtggtgcttagggacacggtttagtggtggacttggcagtgttaggtttgcggttggactcaatgatcttaaaggtcttttccaacctaaatgactctatgattctataaacaTGATGGCTGTTAGATGGgtgtaattattttatgaatGTAAACTTACAAGGTCCTGAATTACGCATCCCTATAAAATATAAAGTCTACACTACAACAATTTGTGGTTTGTTGTACATAAGCTTTCTTCATTATGTTTTCAGGATGGAACATGAGGCTACCCAGCTAGAAAAGCAGCACGTGCATAGTGtatatgaaaatacagctgCCTACTTTAATGACCTGCAGAGCAAAGCATGGCCTCGTGTTCGAAACTTTCTTCTGGAGCAAAAGCCTGGCAGTCTTGTTGCTGATATAGGTAAGCCATTCTTTAAGGTGGCATGAAATATTGTTTATAAGCTTTATTAGTTTATATGTTAACCATATGTATCCTGGAGACCAAGTGTTTTCAAAACttgtttaaatttgttttaaaattgttttaaaattgtttttaaacccATATTAGATGCCATATAccacttgttttatttctttgacagTGTATCAGGTAGCCAGTAAATAGattttttgccttatttttgtTGAGCTAAGCCTTAATCTATCAGTTTCCCCGCAGGCTTAGTGGTCTGTCATTCCCCTggagcactttttaaaaaacagtgttaATAGCTCAATTATTTCATATTCAGTTTCTTTAGATCTCTTGGTTTAAGTACTGCTGGTCTGCaatttattgcttttcatttgttctAAGACTCCTCCTATCAAGACTTTATCTTAGGAAAAGTCTTCTGATGTgattgctattaaaaaaaaaaaaaaattacaatctgAGAATCTCCCTATGATCCTGAATACGGACACCAAAACCTAATTTTCCTGCTATGGCATTGTCTTCCCTACATGTTCAATTTATACCTTGAATTTCTGTTGCACCTACAGACTTTTTAGGGGTTTCCAGGTCCTGgtgtgtttgctttgtttgtgttaTGACTTCAGTCCTATACAGCACATTGCAAACCAGATGCTCCTTTGCACCATTGGATTTTCCTCACTGTTTAGACTAACAGAATGCTTTTACACAgcaaaatgcaataaattatACATCTGCCTTATCCTAtaagagaaaaacattatttgaagATGTTGTAGGCCATAATCAAAAGATAATATATagttctcctgctgctgttgagCAGTACCCCAAAAATACTTGATTGCTGTTATTTTGAATATGTACCTTCTTTTATATGTCTGCACTATTTTCACTAATAGTCTCAGGAAATATCCTATGGCATACACTCATTCAATAGTCAGCTTAACATGGTATTTCTCAGCCAAAATTTTTTGTACTTCAACAGAAGTTGGTTGAAGCTTAGCTGAAGTTCTTTGAGGCTTTATCAGCAGGTATCACAGTGGTTGCTGAAAGCTTAAGATCACCTTGTTAcagtttcagctgaaataatttaaatacatgtGATACATCTGGAGAGTAGGTAGAGGCTTACAGTTGCCAGTAAGAATATTCCCATCAAGGCACACAAGGTACCTCCTTTTACGAGGTTTAATAAGACCTACAGGAATCTGACTATTGTGTTTATTTTCGTTATGTATTTTGGGAGGAAGGTCACCTAGTGGcactaaaattttcaaaatgagatCTTCAATggataatttccttttctgtttaataccaccttttattaaaatataattttgtctAATTGCCTTATTGTTTTTCATTCatcaaaataaatgacattAGCATGGCCATTGTTAACAGCTTCATGAAGGAATCCACCCTCCTGATGGCTCATTTAAAAGTGAATCTCCTGCAAATGTAGATTTTTAGAGTACTGGTGTCACTATTTAGCTTCATTCCAGAGAGGACCCTATACTTCCAAAACCTTACTGTGATTAAAAAACGCTTCACCAAAAGCCCTGTATTAAGCAACTGAATCTTCTAAATTAATGTATGTTTGACTAAATGTGTTCCTTCTGCAAACACAGTAACCAATACTTTatactaattttaaaacttaGTCTTTCTAACTAACGTGCAGAGCTTCATGTTCTATTGCATATATTCCTTGAACTGCATTAACAACATTAATCTTCTCCATTTCTCTCAAGTGTTACTTCAAAGAATAGTGCTTGCTTTTTGCTTTAGCAATATGCTCTTTTTTCACCACTGAAGCATTGTGCTGTTCTCCAACAGTTCCTGTGCTGTCTCTCTAGATAATGGTGCACATTAACATCAAGGAGAGCAGCAGCGCTGCAAGAAGCAGTGATGTTTCTAAAGATAACTCCAGGCCTTTAAATTGAATTACCAATACTGAGATGGTTCTCTTTGCCAAGCTGCTACCCCGTTGCTTGGCTGTCaactttcagaaattattcttcACTACTGACCCATAACTGCACTGAATGTTTCCTAATCTAATTTTGAAAAGTGCCTGTTATGCATACGGTATTGAAGAACACTCTGAAAGATTTCAATTTAGTACAGCACAGTCCTTGAGAAGACATACTTTTAGGTGGAAGACATTCTGGAAGAGTTCATTACATTTACATGCATTATGATGCATTGgcacaaagacagaaagaggaTGTGCCTGTGACATGGCAGGAATTTTTATGATTCACCATTATTTTCAAATCTGTATCTGAAGTTaaaattttcctctctgacttGTGTCAATGACAGCTGTGGTTTAGGACTTGTTGGAGGGAAATGGGATGCACAGAAGAGGTACTATGTGGGGTTTAGCAAAACTAGGGAAGGACTTGGAAGAGACATCTATTGCAGGTcactaaaaagacaaaacacactGGCTTCAGGAAATCCCCTGAACAGGAAGTAGTTGGAAGCTGAAGCTGGAAGGGTATTGAGGAAAAGCCTCATAATGCTTACCCTGTTCTTACTCTTCCCTGGGCACCCATTTATGCTCATTGTTGAAAACAGGCTAGCAGGCTCTATAAAGGCTCAGTACAAAGCAGCATGCTTGGTTTTTTGCTCTGAGATAATGCAGTAGTGGCTGCAGAGGGCcactccttcttcctcccaccGGCACTTACCCTTATTCCCCAAAGAAATACACATAACCTGCTAttacacagtatttttgttGGTGATGTTGGTACTGTTACACTCCTAATGGTGTGAACATAAAATTTCCAACGGTCCAAATGAACCCTGCCGCAGTTAGGCTAGTAGAAGCAAGacctcattttgttttccaggaaacCTTAGGATTAGGAAAGCCCTCCCATTATTTTCACTGCTTTGGGAGGGATAGCAAATGTTTGGAACATACGACTTCTGATCTAGTATACTTTTCTTTAGGTTGCGGAACTGGAAAGTATCTCAGTGTCAACAGTCAGGTATATAATCTCGGCTGTGATTACTGCAGACCATTGGTAGAGATTGCcaggaagaaagaggatgaAGTTCTGGTATGTGACAACCTTAACCTTCCCTTTAGGGACCAGTGCTTCAATGCAGTCATTTCCATTGGAGGTAAGACAACATACATGCATTCTGGCCCACAGCAAATGAGAATTTTTGGGGATCCTTTTCTTGCCATGTGTCTTCATTTCAgttaaatttgttttgaaacaattCCCTTAGAATCACAGCAGTTATTACTGAAATGAATGTagtaaacatgaaaaaaaccccacattggTTCCATAGCACAGAGGTGCTGTTGACCAGGGAAGTATGTGgatcatttgtttgtttatatgtGGTCTTGTTCACCCTGTGGAGAAAAGATTTCCTTCCAGCGTGCATTTTAAACAAGTAAAAACTAATATAAACATCGCTGCTCACAGTTTAAACAGATTAGGTGGTCAAGATAAACTCTTGGTTCCTCCTTAGGATCTGTTTTGACCAGCAAATGCATTGAAATGAAAACTTGCTTTCTCTATAGCAGAACTTGAAACTCATGTTAACCATTACGTGTTATCAATTCAAATTTCTCTTAGAATAGTAATGAAATAAGAACTTAGAGACATACAAGCACCTATTGTCTAAAATGAGTGAAGCACCTCAGCATCTTAACTCCTCTGACctctctttttgaaaatactacTCATAATTTGAGAAGTATAAACTGGAAAAGGGTAGATGAGGAATAGTTAGAGCACCCAGTTACGGACTACATTTTTAGCTCTACTCTTGCTTGAACTTCTTTCAGGCTGTTTCACTGTATCAGCAAAAATGTAAAGCATTATAATTGTTATTGGTAGCAATCAACAAACTACTTGAAATAtgatagaaatgtattttaaaatttatttttcacatatgCAGAGTGAAAGAAAGGGTGACTAATATGCAAGCAGTATCTATATTACTTTGCTTTCATGTTTGCTAGTTAACCAGTGAGCCCTGTCTACATTTCGTGGTCTTGTAGCATAATTTCAGTGCTATCAGATCAGATGACTTTGAAGGATAGCATACCTATCTAATGTTTATACCAATTATAGGCCTGAGGAGATTAAAAATTCACATGGTATTTCTGTACATTTATCAATGATGGTTTTTAATCCCTCTTGAATAGAGACATGGTATACCTGTGTCCATCTAATTCTGAATAAAGTGTTTTTCatcctgttgtggtttaaccccagccagcaactaagcaccacgcagccgctcactcgctcccccccatccagtgggatgggggagaaaatcaggaaaagaagtaaaactcctgggttgagataagagcggtttaatagaacagaaaagaagaaactaataatgataatgataacactaataaaatgacagaaatagtaataaaaggattgaaatgtacaaatgatgcgcagggcaattgctcaccacccgccgaccgacacccagccagtccccgagcggcgaaatccccgcccccccccttcccagttcctaaactagatgtgacgtcacatggtatggaatacaccgttggccagtttgggtcaggtgccctggctgggcatgagaagctgaaaaatccttgactatagtctaaacactactgaaaacatcagtgttatcaacattcttcacatactgaactcaaaacatagcactgtaccagctactaggaagacagttaattctatcccagctgaaaccaggacacatccCATTCCAGACAACAGCAAGTATTTATGTACATAGTCAAATACTCTTCTTGGCTTTGCTGGTATAATCCTGTTTATAGGATTTACATTTCTGCAGAACCACCGGAGTGATTATATAATTTTAATCATGAAGAATATTTAACCCATTAAATGAATTGCTTAGATAGAGCTTGCACATATTCTGTTAGTTAATTGGCACTTCTTTCTGGGGAACTAAACTCTCATGCTTATGCCGTCTCTGTCGGTTTTGATATTATTTTGCAGGAGGTTCTGTGGTGATATATGGCCTAACTCCAGTATGAGAGAAAATATCAGTTCCTTTCTCCACATCTTGTTCAAGAAATTGAAATAGCATGttatatttttttgcaaagttcGAGAAAATATTGACAAGAGTCAGGAATACCTGGAAACAAACACTGACCATATAGACTCAGGAACTCTTCTCAGTTTGCTGTCTTGTGTTCTCAGCTGCTTGTGAGAGCCTAGTTAATATCAACTGCCAAGAATGCTTTTCATGGCTTGTGGTaaaaaagctacattttttccccttggtaaTTTAATCATTGTTTTGAATAAAGACAGGGCTAGTTGGACATGCTTTTCATAACTGCAGTGTTGAAATAACACTATTTCTACAAGTAGAATTGGGTACTGTCAAGCAGCACATATAAAGATAATCTAATTTTTCTGAAGGTATGGAGATGTCTTCAGCTAAGAACATATACTATTACTATGTTGTTATATGGGTAGATTGAATGTTTTGCATGAAGAAGTGGCTGGCTCCAGGTCCACTTGAAACAAATTATGGAATCGGTCTTCTTGACGTCATTGATTGAATCAAATATAGTACTGATGGCATACAGAACAACATGACCAATCTCAGTACAAGCTAAAGTTTCTGAGAGTTTAGAGACAATAGCTGTCTTAGCTATTCTCTGGCTGTTAAAATTGATTCCTTCAGGCAAATAGGAAGATAGAAACAGTGTAGAAATCTTGAAATGTAGTTTCAATTCACATTGCAgtgaaatttgaaaatgttcaaattatcatggaaagaaaattcaaatataGTGatcaacagttttattttgaatttgactttttattttttaatagtataacataaagtaacaaaaaatcATAATTATCAGATATGCAATGTAACTGAgatacttctcttttttttttcctccaaaacaatCTATAAAGGCAATACTTTTCtacaaaattaaagcaatggaaaatatttctgtccaAATTTTCTCACTAGCTCTTTTGAAAGTGCActgatataaaaatacagagtatCTTTTTACTGATATTacattttgctgtatttgatACATGGTgaaaagaatttctgttttcagtaagataaatctgaaaaatgtcCCCAAAACTAAAGTCAAACTTAATATTACCTAACTCACCTAAAGGCCATGCATTTAAGTGAAAGCTAGTCATGCTATGGTCTTTTATGGGTGATGTAGAGAAACAGAAACCTCCAGCTTATATGCCTGACTTTTCTGGAATCCCTATTTTGAAATGAGATGAATTTCCTTCTTTGgggttttcctatttttatccATTGGACATAAATGTAAAAGAGAGTATTCTGGGGTAAACTTGCACTGTGGTACCAATAAATTCAGCACTGTTGCTGACTTGCAGTGAGTGATATTTGGGATATGGCAACTAAGATTACTAAACACGTAGAACACGTTGAAGACAAAAATGCTATGTCCTTAGTAATATTCAGTACATAACGGCTTTCCTTCTTCACAGTGATCCATCATTTCTCAACTAAACAAAGAAGAATCAAAGCAATAAAGGAAATGGCAAGGGTATTGATACCCGGAGGCCAGATGATGATTTATGTTTGGGCTATGGAACAAAAGAATCGTCGCTTTGAGAAACAAGACGTATTTGTTCCTTGGAACAAGGCCTTGTGCTCACGGCATTTTTCAGAATCGAATCAATCTGGAGATAAGGGTGAGTTCGTGCACGCTGTAAAAACCCAAGACATACACCCTGCACAGCTAGTCATCTCCGATTGCAGCTACCAAACCAATCTGCAGCCAGAAACTGATTCAAAACATTCCCCCAGTATGGAGCATTGCTTATCCAGAGCCTGCTGCGtgaaaatttctgaagaagaaaacagattttacagTGCTCTAGGAAGATCTTTCCGCTCATGGTTTTTCTCCAGATCCCTTGATGAATCAGCCCTGAGAAAGCAAATAGACAAAATGAAGCCTCTGAAGAACGAAGGAGAATGGGCCAGCAGTACCGTACCCATTCAGCATTCGCGACACTGCAGTTTGGATTTAGGTCACCATGGGGCACTGTTGAAAGAACAAAGTTTAGACGATGATGATGTATTCATGGAAAGCCTGCCTCTCAAAAAACCGCAGTGGTCACCAGCCGCAGATTCACTGAAGGATTTAAGTTTAAATGGAGGACACCAAAGTGTAGCTCAGAGCAAGAGTGAAGAAGCTGCATTTAGAAATGGCCCAGTGGAAAACAGGGACTGCAGCTGCGGTTGTAGTAAAGATGGTGCTGGAAAGTCTAATGCCAGCAAGTTTTTCAAAAGAACTTCAACAACTGACTCCACTGACTCTGCTCTGGATTCAGCAGTGTCTGTTGGGGACCAAACTGATGCCACGTTGGATACAAAAGCCTTCATGCGTTATTATCATGTTTTTCGGGAAGGGGAGCTGTGCTCCCTGGTAGAAGAGAACGTGCCTGAGCTTCAGATACTTTCTTCCTGCTATGACCATGGAAACTGGTGCATTAttgcagagaaaagaggaaCATAGCTGTAAAGAGAACAAAGAGGAATCCAGTGACTGAGGATTTTAAGCTGCTCCTTGTGTTCCTGTGACTGTGCAGTGTGACATGGAATTTGAATCTCATGTAGTCGTGTGCCATTCATTTTTGAGTTATTATCTCTCTATCTATTTAACTATCTAATGCAAGGTCTGTATATAGGAATGTAAGCGGTAAACaatatttatgttttgttaAACTTTTATGAAGTTAAAACTGGAGagttttatattgcttttagcaaataattgtgtttttaaatatacttttctattgagaaataaaacctttttataagacaaggATCAGGGCATCTTTTATGAGAAATATTCTCTCAGTAGAAAGTTTAGGCTTTGTTCTTCAAACGCTGAAAATGTGTCATATTGCTACCTGTTCTCAAAGTCCTATAAATAGAGAAGtagacacatttaaaaatgtacttgACTGTATATTGCTAGAGTGCATGCTGCAGAACTGGAAGCAAGCATGGTCCCAGTACTACTTAGTTTGAATAGAGTTGTTAATGGGCAAAAACTATGTACAAAAAAAGCTCTGCATATTCTGTCATTTGAGGTTTGTGTTTGGGAACAAGTGACAGAACAAATTTTGAACAGTATTtttgacttttgttttaaaaagaatttaatttgtttctcaGGTGCAGGTTAAGTTTTAGCTGTGTTAGctctcaaaaataatttacctTAATTTCCTTTGCTGTAGTTTTTCATTGGTTATGTGTATACAGAAGTCAGAGGGAGTCATGAGAGTACCAGTATTATGTAAAGGTTACAAAATGTTAAATGTCTGAGATACAGATATCTTTTTGATAACTCTGGGAAGCTAAgataaaatcaataaaaatccAGTGCATATCTGGTCAGCTGTCATATCTGCTGTCCTCATTCATTGACATGAGAATATATATTAAATGGTGTGTTAAATAACATAGATAGGAAGAGGCTACAAGTCCAAtttgaatataaaatacaaatttctgtcttctgcagttAAAATGAATCTTTTGAGACCTAAATGATAATAGATTGCTTAAACAACTTTCCCATTCCCTGTAAAACACAAATTTTGCTGAATATGGTGCCCCAGGATCATCCAGTTGTACTAGATTGTAGCAGTTGCCCTCACATAGTTCTTTACACCCAATCTCACCCCTTTCAGGGGGAGACCTCTGATGTGAAGTTATATGTGCTCT is a genomic window containing:
- the TRMT9B gene encoding putative tRNA methyltransferase 9B; the protein is MEHEATQLEKQHVHSVYENTAAYFNDLQSKAWPRVRNFLLEQKPGSLVADIGCGTGKYLSVNSQVYNLGCDYCRPLVEIARKKEDEVLVCDNLNLPFRDQCFNAVISIGVIHHFSTKQRRIKAIKEMARVLIPGGQMMIYVWAMEQKNRRFEKQDVFVPWNKALCSRHFSESNQSGDKGEFVHAVKTQDIHPAQLVISDCSYQTNLQPETDSKHSPSMEHCLSRACCVKISEEENRFYSALGRSFRSWFFSRSLDESALRKQIDKMKPLKNEGEWASSTVPIQHSRHCSLDLGHHGALLKEQSLDDDDVFMESLPLKKPQWSPAADSLKDLSLNGGHQSVAQSKSEEAAFRNGPVENRDCSCGCSKDGAGKSNASKFFKRTSTTDSTDSALDSAVSVGDQTDATLDTKAFMRYYHVFREGELCSLVEENVPELQILSSCYDHGNWCIIAEKRGT